In a genomic window of Halobiforma lacisalsi AJ5:
- a CDS encoding P-loop NTPase family protein, with translation MDRRTEYRKNGKRLMTDGGREQDNYTVGGFREWQDGNLERDPDEALRHTGFVRDEQVDRQLAMRAVHHDPDRWQGKAAKDYMAVGKNRDILQVEGGETARNALENGDTVTLKHYIGDPSQEADLAGIKAVTRLQEIVAGPAPVIVVLGEMGAGKTDFAGLCGQLRERWVDGDLLVGSNIRTLERIDRWVRDDGSVEDGWIPHYPLLEEWVQQDGDPVDNPQQPKLFIGDEFSSNASGTGADGHKVRQKMGPLVYKIRKYGGALIYIAHGESSIHPMLWRVGTIIKKKSKKRAIVADRVSGGKLQDVDPRPLEGIPPTDWNFNTKDEADWSWEAPSSDDKNDDPIAEEDVKRVAAWTMEECRRQGMSARETAEFVPYSHATVSNWWKEIDEGGEKADWVNTVEQVIA, from the coding sequence ATGGATAGGCGGACCGAGTACCGGAAGAACGGCAAACGGTTGATGACCGACGGCGGCCGCGAGCAGGACAACTACACCGTCGGCGGCTTTCGCGAGTGGCAGGACGGCAACCTCGAGCGGGACCCAGACGAGGCACTCCGGCACACGGGGTTCGTCCGCGACGAGCAGGTCGATCGCCAGCTTGCGATGCGTGCGGTCCACCACGATCCCGACCGCTGGCAGGGCAAGGCGGCGAAGGACTACATGGCCGTCGGGAAGAACCGGGACATCCTCCAAGTTGAGGGCGGCGAAACCGCCCGCAACGCCCTCGAGAACGGGGACACGGTCACGCTGAAACACTACATCGGCGACCCGTCCCAGGAGGCCGACCTCGCGGGGATCAAGGCGGTCACCCGCTTGCAGGAGATCGTCGCCGGGCCCGCGCCGGTGATCGTCGTCTTGGGCGAGATGGGCGCGGGGAAGACCGATTTCGCTGGGCTGTGTGGGCAACTCCGCGAGCGGTGGGTCGACGGCGATCTCCTCGTCGGCAGTAACATCCGTACGCTGGAGCGGATCGATCGCTGGGTTCGCGACGATGGCAGTGTCGAGGACGGCTGGATTCCCCACTACCCGCTCCTCGAGGAGTGGGTCCAGCAAGACGGAGATCCCGTCGACAACCCCCAGCAGCCGAAACTGTTCATCGGCGACGAGTTCTCGAGTAACGCCAGCGGGACGGGAGCGGACGGCCACAAGGTCCGCCAGAAGATGGGGCCGCTCGTCTACAAGATCCGCAAGTACGGCGGTGCACTCATCTACATCGCACACGGTGAATCGTCGATCCACCCGATGCTCTGGCGCGTCGGCACGATCATCAAGAAGAAGTCCAAGAAACGTGCGATCGTTGCAGACCGCGTTTCCGGTGGGAAACTCCAGGACGTTGACCCCCGACCGCTCGAGGGGATTCCGCCGACGGACTGGAACTTCAATACGAAAGACGAGGCCGACTGGAGCTGGGAAGCCCCGAGCAGCGACGACAAGAACGACGATCCGATCGCCGAGGAGGACGTCAAACGGGTGGCCGCCTGGACGATGGAGGAGTGTCGACGCCAGGGCATGTCGGCCCGCGAAACCGCCGAGTTCGTTCCCTACAGCCACGCTACCGTCTCGAACTGGTGGAAAGAGATCGACGAGGGCGGCGAAAAGGCAGACTGGGTTAACACGGTCGAGCAGGTGATTGCATGA
- a CDS encoding M48 family metallopeptidase has protein sequence MNEYRLRLSLLVRMAVAVGVLVTLSIAVAVVVGLIGGVLGLVAWEWIESGFELVGSFPGLSDLTALSPAAAAILAALGPLVVINWWQPITDYTPVEYLFRPTPSSLFVTGGLLGCLYLAIVDGSAALAGALEAVRSTTEGLLVGFGLSGFLVVVLLVAESRREIRRLQDRLIADSEPVTAIDPVLEATVRRLATLASVPVPDVYVTETDRPESFTVGSGDSAVIVVSTGLCERLSDAELEAVLAHEVSHLANWDSRLMAAAIVPVVIADDWIERESPDIRDLLWNAVFGALRLYGQFGVAVLSRGREWHADAGAAALVGSPAPLAGALETLADARYKPETDLREWERSIVALDVLPPALEDRTSGPFQTHPPTEARIRRLRGLEDEDEDERS, from the coding sequence ATGAACGAGTACCGACTTCGGCTGTCACTGCTGGTTCGCATGGCCGTCGCCGTCGGCGTCCTCGTGACGCTGTCGATCGCAGTCGCGGTCGTCGTCGGCCTGATTGGAGGGGTGCTGGGACTCGTCGCCTGGGAGTGGATCGAATCCGGGTTCGAACTCGTTGGCTCGTTTCCCGGACTCAGCGACCTGACGGCTCTTTCGCCCGCGGCCGCCGCGATTCTCGCCGCCCTCGGGCCGCTGGTCGTCATTAACTGGTGGCAGCCGATAACCGACTACACGCCCGTCGAGTACCTGTTCCGGCCGACCCCGTCTTCGCTGTTCGTCACGGGCGGCCTGCTCGGCTGTCTGTACCTCGCGATCGTCGACGGGAGCGCCGCCCTCGCAGGGGCGCTCGAGGCGGTGCGGTCGACGACCGAGGGCCTGCTGGTTGGGTTCGGGCTGAGCGGTTTCCTCGTCGTGGTCCTGCTGGTTGCAGAATCCCGCCGTGAGATCCGCCGGCTCCAGGATCGACTGATCGCCGACAGCGAGCCCGTTACGGCGATCGATCCGGTGCTCGAAGCAACCGTCCGACGACTCGCCACGCTCGCGAGCGTCCCCGTGCCCGACGTGTACGTCACCGAGACCGATCGACCCGAGTCGTTCACGGTCGGAAGCGGCGACTCGGCCGTGATCGTGGTGTCGACGGGGCTATGCGAACGGCTCTCCGACGCGGAACTCGAGGCCGTGCTGGCCCACGAGGTCAGTCACTTGGCGAACTGGGACAGTCGGCTCATGGCCGCCGCCATCGTCCCGGTGGTGATCGCCGACGACTGGATCGAGCGCGAATCGCCGGACATCAGGGATCTACTGTGGAACGCCGTCTTCGGCGCGTTACGGCTGTACGGCCAGTTCGGCGTCGCCGTCCTCTCCCGCGGCCGGGAGTGGCACGCCGACGCCGGTGCGGCCGCGCTGGTCGGCTCACCGGCTCCGCTGGCGGGCGCCCTCGAGACGCTTGCCGACGCCAGATACAAGCCGGAGACGGATCTCCGGGAGTGGGAACGATCGATCGTCGCCCTGGACGTGTTGCCACCCGCGCTCGAGGACCGGACGTCGGGACCGTTCCAGACCCATCCTCCGACTGAGGCTCGGATTCGGCGCTTGCGAGGCCTGGAGGACGAGGACGAGGACGAACGGTCGTAA
- a CDS encoding type IV pilin codes for MFDGKKIRDKLVGSEEERAVSPVIGVILMVAITVILAAVIAAFVLDLGDSVGDTAPQANIEFDQEGDGSSATVTIEHTGGEELEQDEILVDNGDDDATASSLGWGSSDGISASDSVEVGDGSGNSLSGDISGNTVRVIWEADSGDSQILAEYEVN; via the coding sequence ATGTTCGACGGAAAGAAAATTAGAGATAAATTAGTTGGATCGGAGGAAGAACGTGCGGTATCTCCCGTTATCGGGGTTATCCTGATGGTGGCCATAACTGTGATTCTGGCTGCCGTGATCGCTGCATTCGTGCTCGACCTGGGAGATAGCGTCGGGGACACCGCACCACAGGCGAATATTGAGTTTGATCAAGAAGGTGATGGGTCCTCTGCTACTGTGACGATCGAGCATACTGGTGGGGAGGAACTAGAGCAAGACGAGATTCTCGTTGACAATGGAGACGACGATGCCACGGCTTCAAGCCTAGGATGGGGATCCAGCGATGGTATCTCTGCTAGTGATTCCGTTGAGGTTGGAGACGGTAGTGGGAACAGTCTCTCCGGCGACATCAGCGGGAACACGGTTCGAGTAATCTGGGAAGCTGACAGTGGCGACTCACAGATCCTGGCTGAATACGAGGTTAACTAA
- a CDS encoding DUF7692 domain-containing protein → MRIRTDGDYAYREDAIERAADFYDCNKTKAVVSACEDVPRLVAAARQVLERDDLTHEQRQEIAETLSTRVTSFEVEKNVTVERE, encoded by the coding sequence ATGCGAATCCGAACCGACGGCGACTATGCTTACCGGGAGGACGCGATCGAGCGAGCAGCGGACTTCTACGACTGCAACAAGACGAAAGCCGTGGTGAGTGCCTGCGAGGATGTGCCCCGCCTGGTTGCAGCTGCCCGCCAGGTCCTCGAGCGCGACGACCTCACGCACGAACAGCGCCAGGAGATCGCCGAGACGCTCTCGACGAGAGTGACAAGCTTCGAAGTGGAGAAGAACGTAACCGTCGAGCGGGAGTAG
- a CDS encoding PGF-CTERM sorting domain-containing protein — MRNSFTTLLRPETAYTVLIAWVTITLCLGFGIAGIASAQDSGLEEIENTTIETTSNTSYVELDIEFAETMENTSEETVEFTTYTEAAYQDDGTELSDYDETLSGTTLTVNEDVHDHATYDVELDQSATTVTVDGTAFADDGTVDLSGETSDSLTSDDTVLSISVTADTIVTDTVTGTPNDTVTNEYQLSDTGFESGVEYRALVEVGNANNIASGYVAPDDATIGGGFFDGADGSPGFGVGVAIAALATAGVLARRRS, encoded by the coding sequence ATGAGGAATTCTTTCACGACGCTACTCCGGCCAGAGACGGCCTACACGGTCCTAATCGCATGGGTTACGATCACCCTCTGTCTTGGCTTCGGGATCGCCGGGATCGCGAGCGCCCAGGACAGCGGCCTCGAGGAGATCGAGAACACAACGATCGAGACGACGTCGAACACGTCCTACGTCGAGTTGGACATCGAGTTCGCCGAAACGATGGAGAACACCTCGGAGGAGACCGTCGAGTTCACGACGTACACCGAGGCGGCCTACCAGGACGACGGCACGGAGCTATCCGACTACGACGAGACCCTGAGCGGGACGACCCTCACCGTCAACGAGGACGTCCACGATCACGCGACCTACGACGTCGAACTGGACCAAAGCGCGACGACCGTCACCGTCGACGGGACCGCGTTCGCCGACGACGGGACGGTTGACCTGTCGGGGGAAACCAGCGACTCGCTCACCTCCGACGACACCGTGCTCTCGATCTCGGTCACCGCGGACACGATCGTCACCGACACCGTGACCGGGACGCCGAACGACACGGTGACGAACGAGTACCAACTGAGCGACACCGGGTTTGAATCCGGTGTCGAGTACCGCGCGCTCGTCGAGGTCGGGAACGCGAACAACATCGCGAGCGGGTACGTCGCGCCCGACGACGCCACGATCGGCGGTGGCTTCTTCGACGGCGCGGACGGCTCGCCTGGCTTCGGCGTCGGCGTGGCGATCGCGGCGCTGGCAACCGCCGGGGTGCTCGCACGGAGGCGATCGTAA
- a CDS encoding DUF7563 family protein — MVGVSSSLRGQVSDSTCLHCGAYVTDRFGRVFGDDHDRAHRCPECDSYRRLTRGSAAGKDVAVPDPECSPGRHGGEADV; from the coding sequence GTGGTCGGCGTGAGTTCCTCGCTTCGAGGACAGGTCTCCGATTCGACCTGTCTTCACTGTGGTGCTTACGTCACCGATCGGTTCGGACGTGTCTTCGGCGACGATCACGACCGCGCCCACCGCTGTCCCGAGTGCGATAGCTACCGACGGTTGACTCGCGGGTCCGCAGCTGGGAAAGACGTCGCCGTTCCCGATCCGGAGTGCTCGCCTGGCCGTCACGGAGGTGAGGCCGATGTGTGA
- a CDS encoding type IV pilin gives MDLKKVRSKLVGDEDERAVSPVIGVILMVAITVILAAVIAAFVLDLGDSVGNTAPTANFEWDQDNTQTDSDLNVTATITGGESLDGGDLVIKTDSGVSATEWDLESSDWGDDLSAGDSFKIGVVDDHGSTSSSAGDDYDTSGGDTEAMVIAFNGDEIDESDDAYIVGVIDDSAAYDEFDKVQIVWEADNGDSQILDEYEVN, from the coding sequence ATGGATCTTAAAAAAGTACGTTCAAAGTTAGTCGGAGATGAGGATGAGCGGGCTGTAAGCCCGGTTATCGGGGTTATACTCATGGTAGCCATAACTGTAATTTTGGCTGCCGTAATTGCTGCGTTCGTGCTTGACCTAGGCGATAGTGTCGGTAATACAGCTCCGACAGCGAACTTCGAATGGGATCAAGATAATACACAGACTGACTCCGACCTCAACGTCACTGCAACCATTACAGGCGGTGAATCTCTCGACGGCGGTGATCTAGTCATTAAGACTGACAGCGGTGTGTCGGCAACAGAATGGGATCTTGAGTCGAGTGACTGGGGTGATGATCTCTCAGCCGGAGACTCATTCAAAATCGGCGTTGTAGACGACCATGGCAGTACCAGTAGTAGTGCCGGTGACGACTACGATACATCGGGCGGCGACACTGAAGCCATGGTGATCGCATTCAACGGCGACGAAATTGACGAAAGTGACGATGCATACATCGTTGGTGTGATCGACGATAGTGCCGCATACGACGAGTTCGACAAGGTCCAGATTGTCTGGGAAGCAGACAATGGCGATTCCCAGATTTTAGACGAGTACGAAGTCAACTAA
- a CDS encoding PD-(D/E)XK nuclease family protein, whose translation MPFSVSWHTLLDELDDLPGGATLITPLSHNRFQVTDVQEQRVVIEFLDRDIDETQPLQREQFETLFRRITEEPGGFELDRLPADADPYPAVLSLHPRFEIDADRGVIVEKEGPTTSQLLDAETEPESDDQERTEPDLDVYADALLLVDALERHDVTTLEEVDTDALVNIYTLLSDVQRNANDLRQDVADVLLNRLHHDRPVSGPFGSVQRTSRQNRTLKDEEVVVETLEDAGIDRERILGVDRSKVDEALEVTEVAESDVYEIETSEYVRKAEVDEERKETRLQGLKDQLAASEEEGAEELREEIEDLEARIDDLTSFRTGAEVSD comes from the coding sequence ATGCCATTCAGTGTCTCCTGGCATACGCTTCTCGACGAACTCGACGACCTACCAGGAGGGGCCACCCTGATCACGCCGCTGTCGCACAACCGCTTTCAGGTGACTGACGTTCAGGAGCAACGAGTCGTCATCGAATTTCTCGACCGCGACATCGATGAAACGCAGCCGCTCCAGCGCGAGCAGTTCGAAACCCTGTTCCGACGGATCACTGAGGAGCCGGGCGGATTCGAACTCGACAGACTCCCGGCCGACGCCGACCCGTATCCTGCCGTCCTCAGTCTTCACCCGCGATTCGAGATCGACGCGGACCGAGGCGTAATCGTCGAGAAAGAGGGGCCGACCACCAGCCAGCTACTCGATGCAGAAACCGAACCCGAGAGCGACGATCAAGAACGAACCGAGCCGGACTTAGACGTATATGCGGATGCACTTCTTCTCGTTGACGCCCTCGAGCGACACGATGTGACCACCCTCGAGGAGGTGGACACCGACGCGCTGGTGAACATCTATACCCTCCTTTCGGACGTTCAGCGTAACGCGAACGATCTCCGACAGGATGTCGCCGACGTTCTCCTCAACCGACTTCATCACGATCGACCTGTAAGCGGTCCGTTCGGGTCGGTCCAGCGGACGAGCCGTCAGAACCGCACCCTCAAAGACGAAGAGGTAGTTGTGGAAACGCTCGAGGACGCCGGAATCGATCGTGAGCGGATACTGGGCGTAGACCGGTCTAAGGTCGATGAGGCACTCGAGGTCACGGAAGTTGCCGAAAGCGATGTGTACGAAATCGAGACCTCCGAATACGTCCGGAAAGCCGAGGTGGATGAAGAACGCAAGGAGACGCGGCTCCAGGGACTCAAAGATCAACTTGCAGCGTCAGAAGAGGAAGGAGCTGAAGAGCTACGTGAAGAGATCGAAGACCTGGAAGCGCGTATCGACGACCTCACGAGTTTCCGAACCGGCGCAGAAGTCAGCGACTAA
- a CDS encoding DUF7845 domain-containing protein, whose product MPQVETTPHEIEGRWKWPDWGRGPYDALSSVMLGPPFEGYLELDVDVDGEPWHLEVSYSKSGFAPRLSDGINAERLYEWDIRGRGRGERKASYNISPRFPNMRHWETGEPLDLPWENQVGEVDGVDVEFHTSNIEADRGLELLPEFFAAIFEHAGERIHSEYFRTEPHSASRMWAYERYVRIRREWAEKLASAGVLQKVVHYLSDLEGVKAELHLDNREVVNHQNRLFLNPQSAEELLPGHTYGRKLEIYQLADPDAVSKDHPSYHPKVEVLVNKKMNDGEAWAWADRHEVTEQIEETLLNALHWEDIPLGPDGNNVYVPDDHFDAAARDEPVELYDDPTPRLEAKTDHLLMTTLRDMGETAREVTETVATDGRGEVDDLADQLGKHPTTIYRAIEDLGEILELDQGEISFRARKYQEELRALVESAEYAIESFADRIQHVMGLADHIAESSPFQQWLAENGAEIEYDQEGEPRRMRIDAILSELKSTSFENVQAIAAEAIDKWRKSGNDPAILRRTEMSWKTPEGGTEVGFVGAVADR is encoded by the coding sequence GTGCCCCAGGTCGAGACGACGCCCCACGAGATTGAGGGCCGCTGGAAGTGGCCCGACTGGGGACGCGGCCCGTACGATGCGCTTTCGTCGGTGATGCTCGGTCCACCGTTCGAGGGCTACCTGGAGTTGGACGTCGACGTCGACGGCGAGCCCTGGCACCTCGAGGTGAGCTACAGCAAATCCGGGTTCGCACCGCGGCTCTCGGATGGAATCAACGCCGAACGGCTCTACGAGTGGGACATTCGCGGCCGTGGGCGCGGTGAGCGGAAGGCGTCCTACAACATCTCCCCACGGTTTCCGAATATGCGCCACTGGGAGACCGGCGAGCCCCTGGATCTCCCCTGGGAGAATCAGGTCGGTGAGGTCGACGGAGTGGACGTCGAATTCCACACCAGTAACATCGAAGCCGACCGTGGCCTCGAGTTGCTGCCGGAGTTTTTCGCGGCGATCTTCGAGCACGCAGGCGAGCGAATCCATTCGGAGTACTTCCGGACGGAACCGCACTCGGCGAGTCGAATGTGGGCGTACGAGCGGTACGTCCGCATTCGCCGAGAATGGGCAGAGAAGCTCGCGTCCGCGGGGGTTCTGCAGAAAGTCGTTCACTATCTCTCCGACCTCGAGGGAGTGAAGGCGGAACTTCACCTCGATAATCGGGAGGTCGTGAACCACCAGAACCGGCTGTTTCTCAATCCGCAGTCAGCGGAGGAACTTCTTCCTGGACACACCTACGGACGGAAGCTCGAGATCTACCAGCTGGCCGATCCGGATGCGGTCTCGAAGGACCACCCGTCGTACCATCCGAAGGTCGAAGTCTTGGTGAACAAGAAGATGAACGACGGCGAGGCATGGGCGTGGGCCGACCGTCACGAAGTGACTGAGCAGATCGAAGAGACGCTACTGAACGCGCTCCACTGGGAAGACATTCCGCTCGGTCCGGACGGAAACAACGTCTACGTTCCGGACGATCACTTCGATGCGGCCGCTCGCGATGAGCCAGTCGAACTCTACGACGATCCGACGCCCCGCCTCGAGGCGAAGACGGATCACCTGTTGATGACGACGCTGCGGGACATGGGCGAGACCGCGCGGGAAGTGACGGAGACGGTCGCGACTGACGGGAGAGGCGAGGTCGACGATCTCGCCGACCAGCTGGGGAAGCACCCCACGACGATCTACCGCGCGATCGAGGACCTCGGCGAGATTCTCGAGCTGGACCAGGGCGAGATCTCGTTCCGCGCCCGAAAGTACCAGGAGGAACTGCGCGCGCTCGTCGAGTCGGCGGAGTACGCGATCGAGAGTTTTGCCGATCGCATCCAGCACGTGATGGGGTTAGCGGACCACATCGCCGAGTCGTCACCGTTCCAGCAGTGGCTCGCCGAGAACGGCGCTGAGATCGAATACGACCAGGAGGGCGAGCCCCGGCGAATGCGAATCGACGCGATCCTCTCCGAACTGAAGTCGACCAGTTTCGAGAACGTCCAGGCGATCGCCGCCGAGGCGATCGACAAGTGGCGGAAGTCCGGCAATGATCCGGCGATCCTTCGGCGCACCGAGATGTCCTGGAAGACGCCAGAAGGCGGTACCGAGGTCGGGTTCGTCGGCGCGGTCGCCGACCGCTGA
- a CDS encoding outer membrane protein assembly factor BamB family protein — MSAGSDGSSPQPTLEGGNLDFSRREALRLALLTGAAAIGGTVSSSGTVAAVPTCTSNVGVCGEAYDGTNPDTTSSTFFGGDVLFSDVNNDPSADEVALHGQATTAMAWWDDVASILLDNRLEDMSMVANIAGRAAIADSYEDGDGSNAAYDAVLAAIDDQHSILYRNAAATKIANLSQLSAISDVCRSTDGLNDRFVSWAPSNDNYSGSGSIVASGTYIAPDLTASTITLPNGDSYDVDVPEFHAEWDNGDSLTVKLDDDLLGHYDADAEEFVDVPTDNGETVTFRAACVVNSVSDADLESKTVGVLADAAGVLNDIETNAAAVKGNYDQQLVDDLYQAMDDGTISPSDIRGVEGMAAHLSGSTDATDSRFQMALLSQLGLDRSDLSSVASMTLEYTGVTDRTLERDSAGRVSNLDYATLHEAEPIEGQLFADLRENTTLSAGETYQSGTNVYLNGSAYDPVGGERLTNSDGGTGYALHRPSNTAWTCSGTSLYKFDVIDGTSEHLWEESSDTGDMSHAAIGSARDVLVAASGYDSVGVFGIDPETGDELWNFNPESNTKTLALDAEGTVLAHGDSLGNVACYDVDSEDYSKRWSNGPFDVTNGVDVVDGVVYAVGKNGDVKAYDLADGTELWSSSYSSDGYSALAADYAGNEVYAGYSSGDVVALEAGSGSENWSVSTNASDAGSMILDARGHLWFNDRNGLLVQIDTADGTIVREHDVGDWAKDMATTDPRAVNGMVFNAIAYDGPSGESISLNYGSVTVQSLTDQDGNELEDDYEADWDRPEHDTVEIEEYQQELEKWSTEYEQALEDEDDDSTDDGDDDWLGLPSFGSFESGDLAGLAIIGGILMVIIGIATDYIPFVGGRR, encoded by the coding sequence ATGTCGGCCGGATCGGACGGCTCCAGCCCACAGCCCACGCTCGAGGGGGGTAACTTAGATTTCTCGAGGCGTGAGGCGCTGCGGCTAGCTCTGCTGACCGGCGCGGCGGCGATCGGCGGCACGGTCTCCTCGAGCGGCACCGTCGCGGCAGTGCCTACCTGTACGTCGAACGTCGGCGTCTGCGGCGAAGCCTACGACGGCACGAACCCCGACACGACGTCGTCGACGTTCTTCGGTGGTGACGTCCTGTTCAGTGACGTCAACAACGATCCGTCTGCCGACGAGGTTGCCCTGCACGGGCAGGCGACGACGGCAATGGCGTGGTGGGACGACGTCGCGAGTATCCTGCTCGACAACCGGCTCGAGGACATGAGCATGGTCGCCAATATCGCGGGTCGTGCTGCGATTGCCGATTCGTATGAGGACGGCGACGGCTCGAACGCGGCCTATGATGCTGTCCTTGCGGCGATCGACGACCAGCATTCGATCCTCTACCGGAACGCGGCCGCGACCAAGATCGCTAACCTCTCGCAACTCTCGGCGATCTCGGACGTCTGCCGATCGACCGACGGCCTGAACGATCGGTTCGTTTCCTGGGCACCGTCGAACGACAATTACAGCGGCTCCGGCTCGATCGTCGCGAGCGGCACGTACATCGCACCGGACCTCACGGCTTCGACCATCACGCTGCCGAACGGCGACTCCTACGACGTTGACGTGCCTGAGTTCCATGCTGAATGGGATAACGGCGACTCCCTGACGGTCAAGCTGGACGACGACCTGCTCGGTCACTACGATGCCGATGCCGAGGAATTCGTTGACGTCCCGACTGACAACGGCGAGACGGTCACGTTCCGCGCTGCGTGTGTCGTCAACAGCGTTTCCGATGCCGACCTCGAGAGCAAAACAGTCGGCGTGCTCGCGGACGCTGCTGGCGTTCTCAACGATATTGAGACCAATGCGGCCGCCGTGAAAGGGAACTACGATCAACAACTGGTAGACGACCTCTACCAGGCGATGGACGACGGTACTATCTCGCCATCGGATATTCGCGGTGTTGAGGGCATGGCTGCCCACCTGAGCGGGTCGACCGACGCGACGGACAGCCGGTTTCAAATGGCCTTGCTCTCGCAACTCGGCCTCGATCGCTCCGACCTCTCGAGCGTTGCGTCGATGACGCTTGAGTACACGGGCGTCACCGACCGCACGCTCGAACGCGATTCGGCTGGTAGGGTTTCGAATCTCGACTACGCGACTCTCCACGAGGCCGAGCCGATCGAGGGCCAGTTGTTCGCTGATCTCCGAGAAAACACTACGCTATCCGCCGGAGAGACGTACCAGTCTGGTACGAACGTGTACCTCAACGGATCCGCCTACGACCCGGTCGGCGGCGAACGCTTGACGAACTCTGACGGCGGGACTGGATATGCGCTTCACCGGCCGTCGAATACTGCGTGGACCTGTAGCGGCACTTCGCTCTACAAGTTCGACGTCATTGATGGCACCAGTGAACACCTGTGGGAGGAAAGCAGCGACACTGGCGATATGAGCCATGCTGCCATCGGCTCTGCTCGGGACGTACTCGTTGCTGCGTCCGGCTACGACAGTGTTGGTGTGTTCGGTATCGACCCGGAAACTGGCGATGAGCTTTGGAACTTCAACCCGGAGAGCAACACCAAAACCCTCGCTTTGGACGCTGAGGGTACAGTCTTGGCGCATGGAGACTCCCTCGGCAATGTCGCGTGTTATGACGTCGACTCTGAGGACTACTCAAAACGCTGGAGTAATGGCCCGTTCGACGTGACTAACGGCGTCGACGTCGTTGACGGTGTCGTCTACGCCGTCGGTAAGAACGGTGACGTCAAAGCCTACGACCTTGCGGACGGCACCGAACTCTGGAGCAGCAGCTACTCCAGCGACGGCTATTCGGCTCTTGCTGCCGACTACGCCGGTAATGAGGTTTACGCTGGCTATTCTTCCGGTGACGTGGTCGCGCTCGAGGCCGGGTCCGGTAGTGAGAACTGGAGTGTGTCGACGAACGCCAGTGATGCCGGGTCGATGATCCTCGATGCCCGAGGGCATCTGTGGTTCAACGACCGGAATGGTCTCCTCGTGCAGATCGACACTGCTGATGGGACTATCGTCCGCGAGCACGACGTCGGTGATTGGGCGAAGGACATGGCAACGACCGACCCGCGTGCTGTCAATGGCATGGTCTTCAACGCGATCGCCTACGACGGTCCCTCCGGCGAGTCGATCTCGCTCAACTACGGCTCTGTCACGGTTCAGTCGTTGACCGATCAGGACGGCAACGAACTCGAGGACGACTACGAGGCTGACTGGGACCGTCCCGAGCACGACACGGTCGAGATCGAGGAATATCAGCAGGAACTCGAGAAGTGGTCCACCGAGTACGAACAGGCGCTCGAGGACGAGGACGACGACAGTACCGACGACGGCGACGACGACTGGCTGGGACTCCCGTCGTTCGGATCGTTCGAGTCGGGCGACCTCGCGGGCCTCGCAATTATCGGCGGGATATTGATGGTCATTATCGGCATTGCGACGGACTACATCCCGTTCGTCGGAGGTAGACGATGA